In Candidatus Dadabacteria bacterium, a genomic segment contains:
- the mraZ gene encoding division/cell wall cluster transcriptional repressor MraZ has product MFRGRYEHTMTKTGRVSIPSKFREVCRKKYSDETFVITNFDRCLIAYPMREWNELEKKLSKISITDSEVTSSIRYLMGNAVDCPIDNQGRVLIPQSLRSYAAIETEVVLVGMLKKIEIWSKEIWEKENGSGAFETFIQSREVLAGYGL; this is encoded by the coding sequence ATGTTCAGAGGAAGATACGAACATACTATGACCAAGACCGGAAGGGTCAGTATTCCTTCGAAGTTCAGGGAGGTCTGCAGGAAGAAATATTCCGATGAGACCTTCGTAATAACGAACTTTGACCGCTGCCTCATCGCCTATCCCATGAGGGAGTGGAACGAACTCGAGAAAAAGCTCTCCAAGATATCCATAACCGACAGCGAGGTTACGTCTTCAATACGCTATCTCATGGGAAACGCGGTTGACTGCCCTATAGACAACCAGGGAAGAGTTCTCATTCCTCAGTCGCTACGCTCATACGCCGCCATTGAAACTGAAGTCGTTCTGGTCGGCATGCTGAAAAAGATAGAGATCTGGTCAAAGGAGATATGGGAGAAGGAAAACGGCTCAGGGGCATTTGAGACTTTCATACAAAGCAGGGAGGTGCTCGCCGGATATGGTCTCTAA
- the murJ gene encoding murein biosynthesis integral membrane protein MurJ, producing METREDHKDKWGLVSFLTLLSRIVGYLRDVVVAALFGAGFQTDAFYVAFRIPNLLRRLFAEGSLAAIFVPIFSEYLESGDRRGAKDALRSAFTVLFIILVLVVALGIIFSPWLVKLFAYGFDQKTFDLAVYLNRLVFPYVLFISLTALAMGVLNSVRHFFAPAFSPVLFNLCVIASALFLYREFEVPIVSLCFGVLGGGVLQLLLHLFYLREEKFMFGFAKTFNHPAVRRLAVLMFPQLFGIAVYNLNILVNTQYASFMSEGTVSYLYFAERIIEFPLGVVAVSLATVTLPALSGYAAREDYGGFGTEYQRSLRRMLFIMVPAMVGIVALRVPLCNFLYQHGQFDYVAVINTSQAILGYGLGLFAVGGIRITVPAFFALQDTKTPVKVAFFCFLLNAVCGFVLGFVFSLDHLGLALASSISSVVNFVLLVVLLNGRLGHFLSRDILFFSLRILAIAVIMGFAVSAVAGFSTWSESGFSLDKALVMAASVGLGVIIYFLLARLVGIEEVEMFSFLKRG from the coding sequence ATGGAAACAAGGGAAGACCATAAGGACAAGTGGGGGCTAGTAAGTTTTCTTACCCTGTTGAGCAGGATCGTCGGATACCTGCGGGACGTTGTGGTGGCGGCACTTTTCGGAGCGGGTTTCCAGACCGACGCTTTTTACGTCGCGTTTCGTATTCCCAACCTGCTGCGACGTCTTTTCGCCGAAGGCTCTCTGGCGGCGATTTTCGTACCCATATTCTCGGAGTACCTTGAGTCGGGGGACAGGCGAGGGGCGAAGGACGCCCTGCGTTCCGCGTTCACCGTGCTTTTCATCATTCTCGTTTTAGTCGTGGCGCTGGGGATAATTTTTTCCCCCTGGCTGGTGAAGCTCTTCGCCTATGGATTTGATCAGAAGACTTTCGATCTGGCGGTCTATCTTAACAGGCTTGTTTTCCCCTACGTGCTTTTTATATCTCTTACGGCTCTCGCGATGGGGGTTCTTAACTCCGTACGGCATTTTTTCGCACCGGCTTTCTCTCCGGTTCTTTTCAATTTGTGCGTAATAGCAAGCGCCCTGTTTCTCTACAGGGAATTTGAAGTGCCTATAGTTTCTCTCTGCTTCGGGGTCCTTGGCGGGGGGGTGTTGCAGCTGCTGCTCCACCTGTTTTATCTTCGCGAAGAAAAGTTCATGTTCGGCTTCGCGAAAACCTTCAATCACCCCGCGGTCAGGAGACTCGCGGTTCTCATGTTCCCTCAGCTTTTCGGAATAGCGGTCTACAACCTGAACATACTCGTAAACACCCAGTACGCGTCCTTTATGTCCGAGGGAACCGTCTCCTACCTTTATTTCGCAGAGAGGATAATAGAGTTTCCCCTCGGGGTGGTGGCCGTTTCCCTGGCGACCGTTACGCTTCCCGCTCTCTCAGGCTACGCTGCGAGGGAGGATTACGGGGGTTTCGGCACAGAGTATCAGCGTTCCCTCAGGCGCATGCTGTTTATAATGGTGCCCGCAATGGTCGGGATAGTAGCTCTGCGGGTACCCCTATGCAATTTTCTTTACCAGCACGGCCAGTTTGATTACGTGGCGGTTATAAATACTTCCCAGGCCATCCTGGGCTACGGACTCGGACTTTTCGCGGTGGGCGGAATCCGAATCACCGTGCCCGCCTTTTTCGCCCTTCAGGACACGAAGACGCCGGTCAAGGTGGCGTTTTTCTGTTTTCTGCTGAACGCGGTCTGCGGGTTCGTTCTGGGGTTTGTCTTCTCGCTTGACCATTTGGGTCTTGCGCTTGCGAGTTCAATCTCCTCGGTGGTGAATTTCGTTCTGCTGGTTGTATTGTTAAATGGCCGTCTGGGACATTTTCTCTCCCGCGACATCCTTTTCTTTTCGCTCAGGATTCTCGCAATCGCGGTAATCATGGGTTTTGCGGTAAGCGCCGTCGCCGGTTTTTCTACTTGGAGCGAAAGCGGTTTTTCTCTTGACAAGGCGCTGGTTATGGCCGCCTCGGTAGGTTTAGGCGTCATTATTTATTTCCTGCTTGCCAGACTAGTCGGCATAGAGGAAGTGGAGATGTTTTCTTTTCTGAAAAGAGGGTAG